A window from Primulina huaijiensis isolate GDHJ02 chromosome 11, ASM1229523v2, whole genome shotgun sequence encodes these proteins:
- the LOC140988216 gene encoding cyclin-dependent kinase inhibitor 7-like — translation MAEYLKISERRKAMAEEDVQLIFCKKRKLCSENSVFSAVSVGYGGFEDDESSDDVQKVSRSPDLENVDSENELDSFETEISTPINGGVSSLSTPTSELCRDSEEVSMGSSTSKKKQLSQAVKYHRDLASPAAEKMPSADEIEEFFAAAEKCDQKRFAEKYNYDFLKDVPLEGRYQWVRLRP, via the exons ATGGCGGAATACCTGAAGATAAGCGAGAGGAGAAAAGCTATGGCGGAGGAGGATGTGCAGCTGATTTTCTGTAAGAAAAGGAAGCTGTGTTCTGAGAATTCAGTTTTTTCTGCGGTTTCGGTAGGATATGGAGGCTTCGAGGATGATGAGTCAAGCGACGATGTACAAAAAGTATCGAGATCACCAGATCTGGAG AACGTTGATTCGGAGAACGAGCTCGACAGTTTCGAAACGGAAATCTCTACGCCCATCAATGGCGGCGTCAG TAGCCTTTCTACTCCAACAAGCGAGCTTTGTCGAGACTCAGAGGAGGTGTCAATGGGATCATCAACGTCAAAGAAGAAACAATTGTCGCAGGCGGTGAAATATCACCGGGATCTTGCATCTCCGGCAGCGGAGAAGATGCCGTCGGCTGATGAGATAGAAGAATTCTTCGCGGCGGCAGAAAAGTGCGACCAGAAGCGATTCGCAGAAAA GTATAACTATGATTTTTTGAAGGACGTTCCATTGGAGGGAAGATACCAGTGGGTTCGGTTACGGCCTTAA